A window of the Gemmatimonadota bacterium genome harbors these coding sequences:
- the pstB gene encoding phosphate ABC transporter ATP-binding protein PstB: MAEAITTRSLSVSFGGRPAVNNVDMSIAARNVTAIIGPSGCGKTTFLRSINRMHDYAPTARVTGSVFLGDQDIYANGMDPVQLRTKVGMVFQRPNPFPTMSIRDNILFAPKRHGIVKGPEMDAMVERVLRHAALWDEVKDRLHHSATSLSGGQQQRLCIARALAVRPQVLLMDEPASALDPTATQKIEDLIYELKQDYTIVIVTHNMQQAARVSDFTAFFYLGELVEFGETNSLFTNPREERTEAYITGRFG; this comes from the coding sequence GTGGCCGAGGCCATCACCACACGTTCGCTGAGCGTCTCCTTCGGGGGACGCCCGGCAGTGAACAACGTGGATATGAGCATCGCGGCGAGAAACGTCACCGCCATCATCGGTCCGAGCGGATGTGGGAAGACGACCTTCCTGCGCTCGATCAACCGGATGCATGACTACGCCCCCACTGCCCGCGTCACGGGGAGCGTTTTTCTCGGAGACCAGGACATCTACGCGAACGGGATGGATCCGGTGCAACTCCGGACCAAGGTCGGGATGGTCTTCCAGCGGCCGAATCCATTCCCCACGATGAGCATCCGAGACAACATTCTCTTCGCACCGAAGCGGCACGGAATCGTGAAGGGCCCCGAGATGGACGCGATGGTCGAGCGAGTCCTTCGGCATGCGGCTCTTTGGGACGAGGTGAAGGACCGCCTCCACCACAGCGCGACGAGCCTCTCCGGGGGGCAACAGCAGCGCCTCTGCATCGCTCGGGCGCTCGCAGTTCGTCCCCAGGTGCTCCTCATGGACGAGCCGGCGAGCGCCCTCGATCCGACCGCGACGCAGAAAATCGAAGACCTGATCTACGAGCTGAAGCAGGACTACACGATCGTGATCGTGACGCATAACATGCAGCAGGCGGCGCGTGTCTCCGACTTCACGGCCTTTTTCTACCTCGGCGAGCTCGTGGAATTCGGGGAGACGAATTCCCTCTTTACGAATCCACGCGAGGAGCGGACCGAAGCCTACATCACGGGGAGATTTGGATGA
- the phoU gene encoding phosphate signaling complex protein PhoU translates to MSPTSGARHLSDDLETLKARLLEMSVMVEDLLRIAVESLAERDEVKARSVEEGDRSVDAIELELDEASINMLALHQPVARDLRLITMAMRISSDLERIGDHAVNVAQAVKHVGKYPTLGRFPELGEMARLTRQMLTDALDAFTRGDAALARDVRRRDDRVDALQDSLIRILLTHMMEDPRRIGSAISLLLVSRNLERVADLATNISEDVVFMVEGRFIKHGGPAAAGKDAADQSPPVAEGPVS, encoded by the coding sequence ATGAGCCCTACCAGCGGCGCCCGCCACCTTTCCGACGACCTCGAGACCCTCAAGGCCCGGCTCCTGGAGATGTCGGTCATGGTCGAGGACCTCCTTCGCATCGCGGTGGAGTCCCTCGCCGAACGCGACGAGGTCAAGGCGCGCAGCGTGGAAGAGGGAGACCGGTCGGTGGACGCGATCGAGCTCGAGCTCGACGAGGCCTCGATCAATATGCTCGCGCTCCATCAGCCTGTGGCTCGGGACCTTCGCCTGATCACGATGGCGATGCGGATCTCGAGCGACCTCGAGCGGATCGGGGATCACGCGGTCAATGTCGCTCAGGCGGTGAAACATGTCGGGAAATATCCAACCCTTGGGCGATTTCCCGAGCTCGGCGAAATGGCGCGCCTGACGCGCCAGATGCTGACGGACGCCCTGGACGCCTTCACGCGGGGAGACGCGGCCCTCGCCAGAGACGTGCGCCGCCGTGACGACCGGGTGGATGCGCTTCAGGATTCGCTGATCCGGATCCTCCTCACGCACATGATGGAAGATCCCCGCCGAATCGGTTCCGCGATCTCGCTCCTCCTGGTGAGTCGCAACCTCGAACGGGTGGCCGATCTCGCGACGAACATCTCCGAGGACGTCGTCTTCATGGTGGAGGGGCGCTTCATTAAACACG